A part of Leifsonia xyli subsp. xyli str. CTCB07 genomic DNA contains:
- a CDS encoding FAD-dependent oxidoreductase, producing the protein MTKLRLAIVGAGPAGIYAADILLKAERGFDVSIDLFETLPAPYGLVRYGVAPDHPRIKGIITALRDVLDRGDIRIFGNVTYGVDITLDDLKRHYNAVIFATGAVHDADLEIPGIGFGGSYGAADFVSWFDGHPDVPRTWPLAAKSVAVIGNGNVALDVSRILAKHADDLLPTEIPDNVYRVLRDSPVTDVHVFGRRGPAQVKFTPLELRELGELRDVDMIVYDEDFDYDEQSRAAIASNKQVMVIDRVLQQWRQREVGRASRRLHLHFYAKPLEVVGDEAGKVRALRYERTEPDGEGGTRGTGEVRELDIQALYRAVGYFGSPLPGIPFDKKHGVIPNHEGQVLRKGDNERMYGVYATGWIKRGPVGLIGHTKSDAMETIKHVINDQGNWWSPIDPAEEAVENLLRERGVEYTNLDGWHSLDTHEQALGAEQGRARIKVVPREEMVRVSNGAAVES; encoded by the coding sequence ATGACCAAACTCCGACTGGCCATCGTCGGGGCCGGCCCCGCAGGGATCTACGCTGCTGACATCTTGCTCAAGGCCGAACGCGGATTCGACGTCTCGATCGACCTCTTCGAAACGCTCCCCGCTCCCTACGGACTCGTCCGTTACGGCGTCGCGCCGGACCACCCGCGCATCAAGGGCATCATCACGGCCCTGCGTGACGTGCTTGACCGGGGTGACATCCGCATTTTCGGAAACGTGACTTATGGCGTCGACATCACCCTGGATGACCTCAAACGGCACTACAACGCCGTCATCTTCGCGACCGGGGCTGTCCACGATGCCGATCTCGAAATCCCGGGCATCGGCTTCGGCGGCTCGTACGGCGCCGCGGACTTCGTGAGCTGGTTCGACGGCCACCCCGATGTGCCGCGCACCTGGCCTCTGGCTGCGAAGTCGGTCGCCGTGATCGGCAACGGCAACGTCGCGCTCGATGTGTCGCGCATCCTGGCCAAACACGCCGACGATCTGCTGCCGACCGAGATTCCGGACAATGTTTACCGGGTCCTCCGCGATTCGCCCGTCACCGACGTACATGTCTTCGGCCGGCGGGGACCTGCGCAGGTGAAATTCACTCCCCTGGAACTGCGTGAGCTGGGTGAGCTGCGGGATGTGGACATGATCGTCTACGACGAGGACTTCGACTATGACGAGCAATCCCGTGCCGCCATCGCCAGCAACAAGCAGGTGATGGTGATCGATCGCGTGCTTCAGCAGTGGCGTCAGCGCGAGGTCGGCCGGGCCTCCCGACGGCTGCACCTCCATTTCTACGCCAAGCCGCTCGAGGTCGTCGGCGACGAGGCGGGGAAGGTCCGTGCTCTCCGATACGAGCGCACGGAGCCAGACGGCGAGGGCGGGACCCGCGGCACCGGCGAGGTGCGCGAGCTCGACATCCAGGCTCTCTATCGTGCGGTGGGCTACTTCGGCTCGCCGCTGCCCGGAATCCCCTTCGACAAGAAGCATGGTGTGATCCCCAACCACGAGGGCCAGGTGCTTCGCAAGGGCGACAACGAGCGCATGTACGGCGTGTATGCGACCGGGTGGATCAAGCGCGGCCCCGTCGGGCTCATCGGTCACACGAAGTCGGATGCGATGGAGACGATCAAACATGTGATCAACGATCAGGGCAATTGGTGGTCGCCCATCGACCCCGCCGAGGAAGCTGTGGAGAACCTGCTTCGCGAGCGCGGTGTGGAGTACACGAACCTCGACGGCTGGCACAGCCTCGACACCCACGAACAGGCGCTGGGCGCTGAGCAGGGGCGCGCCCGGATCAAGGTCGTCCCGCGTGAGGAGATGGTGCGGGTGTCTAACGGGGCGGCCGTCGAGAGCTGA